The proteins below are encoded in one region of Capsicum annuum cultivar UCD-10X-F1 unplaced genomic scaffold, UCD10Xv1.1 ctg18671, whole genome shotgun sequence:
- the LOC124890479 gene encoding uncharacterized protein LOC124890479, whose product MIFIGGDFNGHIGSLPIGYDDVHGGFRFGDRNVERAALLNFLRAFGLVVVNSSFPKKEEHLVTFRSRLAKTQIDFLLLRKGHRAMCKDCKVISSENLATQHRLLVIDLGIKKGKKRRGGEGRPRVRWDGLTPANALEIGAKLEGMEVWQDSGDVDSIWDRA is encoded by the coding sequence ATGATTTTCATAGGAGGGGATTTTAATGGGCACATCGGGTCTTTGCCGATAGGTTATGATGATGTACATGGAGGTTTCAGATTCGGGGATAGGAATGTTGAGAGAGCTGCGCTTTTAAATTTTCTGAGGGCCTTTGGGTTAGTGGTAGTGAATTCcagctttccgaagaaggaggaGCATCTGGTTACTTTTCGTAGTAGGCTAGCcaagactcaaattgactttttgctgcttaggaagggaCATAGAGCaatgtgtaaggattgtaaggttatTTCGAGTGAGAATCTTGCGACCCAGCATAGACTTCTAGTGATAGACTTGGGAATCAAAAAGGGCAAGAAGAGACGGGGTGGGGAGGGCCGTCCTAGAGTTAGGTGGGATGGACTGACTCCAGCTAATGCCCTGGAGATAGGGGCGAAGTTGGAAGGGATGGAGGTTTGGCAGGATAgtggggacgtggatagtatatGGGATAGGGCT